The Oscillospiraceae bacterium genome contains a region encoding:
- the insK_6 gene encoding putative transposase InsK for insertion sequence element IS150 — MRVRVKYHIIYRHRKEYPVFVMCQFFSVSRSGYYDFVHRLDSTEKDAELAEMIAKQREQCFRTYGYRRMWLWLERQNIHRNPKTVLRIMKKYDLLSEIRRRRKWVQMGQQVHKYENLLNREFRAEHPKQKWVTDISYIFTKQGVLYLSMIRDLYDNSIVAYKTGTQQTVNLVLDTIHLAMKRKRAAAELQLHSDQGFQYTSQAYFNLTQEYGITPSMSRRGNCYDNAMAENFFSILKVECIYRYKPNTFAEANDMIDRFIYFYNHERIQTKTGEAPLARRLSS, encoded by the coding sequence GTGAGAGTAAGGGTAAAGTATCATATAATTTATCGCCACAGAAAGGAATATCCAGTATTCGTTATGTGTCAGTTCTTTTCTGTGTCCAGAAGTGGCTATTACGATTTTGTTCATCGTCTTGACAGCACAGAAAAGGATGCTGAGCTTGCCGAGATGATCGCCAAGCAGCGTGAGCAATGTTTCCGAACCTATGGCTATCGCAGGATGTGGTTATGGCTGGAAAGGCAAAACATTCATCGTAATCCCAAGACAGTCTTGAGAATCATGAAGAAGTATGATCTGCTGTCTGAAATTCGCCGGCGCAGAAAGTGGGTTCAGATGGGCCAGCAGGTTCACAAATATGAAAATCTGCTCAATCGGGAGTTTCGCGCAGAACATCCCAAGCAGAAATGGGTGACGGATATCTCTTATATTTTTACAAAACAAGGGGTGCTCTATCTGTCTATGATCCGCGATCTCTATGACAACAGTATTGTGGCATACAAGACTGGCACCCAGCAGACGGTAAACCTTGTCTTAGATACAATTCACCTTGCTATGAAGCGAAAAAGAGCCGCTGCAGAGTTACAGCTCCACAGCGACCAGGGATTTCAGTACACCTCGCAAGCATACTTCAACCTGACTCAAGAATACGGCATAACGCCCTCTATGTCAAGGCGTGGAAACTGCTACGACAATGCTATGGCGGAGAACTTCTTTTCTATCCTCAAGGTGGAGTGTATCTACCGCTATAAACCAAATACATTCGCCGAAGCCAATGATATGATTGATCGTTTTATCTATTTCTACAATCACGAGCGCATCCAGACAAAGACCGGAGAGGCGCCGCTTGCGCGCCGCCTCTCCTCTTAA
- the pfp_2 gene encoding pyrophosphate--fructose 6-phosphate 1-phosphotransferase — protein MSKGNLLIVHGGAPTAVINASLYGAVTEAKKHPEVDKVLGAIGGSGGVLREDFCELQSVPEQTLRLLLQTPASAIGTSRDPLSPEDYADMAAICKKRGIRWVLFNGGNGSMDACGKLYKACAAAGADVRVVGIPKTVDNDIAVTDHAPGFGSAARYIAAVTSEISQDVRSLPIHVCVIEAMGRNAGWVTAASALARSGNGDGPDLIYLPERPFDEEEFLEKVGDLHRKKGGVVIVASEGLCNPDGSSIVPPIFQVGRSVYYGDISSHLANLVIRKLGIKARSEKPGICNRSSIAFQSPVDRDEAAAAGAEAARAALAGENGVMVGFRRAPGPEYRAETFLIPVEQVMLHERKMPDEYISADGRDVTPEFLDWCRPLIGGPLREFVTFKPTV, from the coding sequence ATGAGCAAAGGCAACCTGCTGATCGTGCACGGCGGCGCACCCACCGCCGTAATCAACGCCTCGCTGTACGGGGCGGTGACCGAGGCAAAAAAGCACCCGGAGGTGGACAAGGTGCTGGGCGCCATCGGCGGTTCGGGCGGCGTTCTGCGGGAAGATTTCTGTGAGCTGCAAAGCGTGCCGGAACAGACCCTGCGCCTGCTGCTGCAGACCCCGGCCTCGGCCATCGGCACCAGCCGCGACCCCTTAAGCCCCGAGGACTACGCCGACATGGCGGCCATCTGCAAAAAGCGCGGCATCCGCTGGGTGCTGTTCAACGGCGGCAACGGCAGTATGGACGCCTGCGGCAAGCTGTATAAGGCCTGCGCGGCCGCCGGTGCGGACGTGCGGGTGGTGGGCATTCCCAAAACGGTGGACAACGACATTGCTGTGACCGACCACGCGCCCGGCTTTGGCTCGGCCGCCCGGTACATTGCGGCGGTGACCAGCGAGATCAGCCAGGATGTGCGCTCGCTGCCCATCCACGTGTGTGTGATCGAGGCCATGGGCCGCAATGCCGGCTGGGTGACGGCGGCCAGCGCCCTGGCCCGCAGCGGGAACGGCGACGGGCCGGACCTGATCTACCTGCCCGAGCGCCCCTTTGACGAGGAGGAGTTCCTGGAAAAAGTGGGGGACCTGCACCGCAAAAAGGGCGGGGTGGTGATCGTTGCCAGCGAGGGGCTGTGCAACCCGGACGGCTCGTCCATTGTGCCGCCCATCTTCCAGGTGGGCCGCTCGGTGTATTACGGCGACATCAGCTCGCACCTGGCAAACCTGGTGATCCGCAAGCTGGGGATCAAGGCCCGCAGCGAAAAGCCGGGCATCTGCAACCGGTCGTCGATCGCGTTCCAGTCCCCCGTGGACCGGGACGAGGCGGCGGCGGCGGGCGCCGAGGCGGCCCGCGCCGCCCTGGCGGGCGAGAACGGCGTGATGGTGGGCTTCCGGCGGGCGCCGGGCCCGGAGTATAGGGCCGAGACCTTCCTGATCCCGGTGGAGCAGGTGATGCTGCACGAGCGCAAGATGCCGGACGAATACATCAGCGCCGACGGCCGCGATGTGACGCCGGAGTTTTTGGACTGGTGCCGGCCGCTGATCGGCGGGCCGCTGCGCGAGTTCGTGACCTTTAAGCCCACGGTATAA
- a CDS encoding DNA-binding transcriptional regulator CytR: MGQGFKQVTRKDVAELAGVSETVVSYVINNNRYVDKEKRRRVEEAVRQLHYRPNTIARALKGKNSNHIVFIADQIITEHFSLLVSELDKRAYDLGYMISLCSNRNTEQFVGEIISRRYDGVIISSISFPLEFIQQFIDASIPVVLLQNRDYSAVHGAGVIDNGLYEGAKECVRFLQGKGRKNILYIDRFSARGHFSDLNDLRYRGFVEQMRQSGLSAQPESRVITGCASDREVAQKVKAYLQAGGRADAIFGRNDKLACIAMQAAKDLGYQVPQEIAVVGFDNSTLGQYVTPRITSMEIRREEIAKAAVEMLQQMIGEGRVPAPVGFSTRLIERESTPAD; this comes from the coding sequence ATGGGACAGGGGTTTAAACAGGTCACCCGCAAGGATGTGGCGGAGCTGGCGGGCGTGAGCGAGACCGTGGTTTCGTATGTGATCAACAACAACCGCTATGTGGACAAGGAAAAACGCCGCAGGGTGGAGGAGGCGGTGCGCCAGCTGCACTACCGCCCCAACACCATTGCCCGGGCGCTGAAGGGGAAAAACTCCAATCACATCGTGTTCATTGCGGATCAGATCATTACCGAACATTTCAGCCTGCTGGTGAGCGAACTGGACAAGCGCGCCTATGATCTGGGCTACATGATCTCGCTGTGCTCCAACCGTAACACCGAGCAGTTTGTGGGCGAGATCATCAGCCGCAGGTACGACGGGGTGATCATCAGCTCCATCAGCTTCCCGCTGGAGTTCATTCAGCAGTTCATCGACGCTTCGATTCCGGTGGTGCTGCTGCAAAACCGCGATTATTCGGCCGTGCACGGCGCGGGCGTGATCGACAACGGGCTTTACGAGGGCGCGAAGGAGTGCGTGCGCTTTTTGCAGGGCAAGGGCCGAAAAAACATTTTGTACATCGACCGGTTCAGCGCGAGGGGGCACTTCAGCGACCTGAACGACCTGCGTTACCGGGGATTTGTGGAGCAGATGCGCCAAAGCGGCCTTTCGGCCCAGCCGGAGAGCCGGGTGATCACCGGCTGCGCCAGCGACCGGGAGGTTGCCCAGAAGGTGAAGGCATACCTGCAGGCCGGCGGCAGGGCGGACGCCATTTTTGGCCGAAACGACAAGCTGGCCTGCATTGCGATGCAGGCCGCCAAGGATTTGGGATACCAGGTGCCGCAGGAAATTGCGGTGGTGGGGTTCGACAATTCTACCCTGGGGCAGTATGTGACCCCGCGGATCACCAGCATGGAAATCCGCCGGGAGGAGATCGCCAAAGCAGCCGTGGAAATGCTGCAGCAGATGATCGGAGAGGGCAGGGTGCCCGCGCCGGTGGGCTTTTCCACCCGGCTGATCGAGCGGGAGAGCACCCCCGCGGACTGA
- a CDS encoding putative phosphatase produces the protein MRTECLIWDWNGTLLDDVALCNDCLNQLLEAHGYPQRYDRAGYRAVFGFPIIDYYRRAGFDFSRHPFPDLAAEYIRLYDPASLACPLASGAPEALAAAGAAGLRQVILSASEQGALERQVRHFGLPGFFDELLGQGDFYAHGKLEAGRAWLARRRLDPAAAVLVGDSLHDAEVAAALGVRCVLCSAGHQPPEALRTAGVPVIGTLWELPALLGFS, from the coding sequence ATGCGCACCGAATGCCTGATCTGGGACTGGAACGGCACCCTGCTGGACGATGTGGCCCTGTGCAACGACTGCCTGAACCAGCTGCTGGAGGCCCACGGCTACCCCCAGCGCTACGACCGGGCCGGCTACCGGGCGGTGTTCGGCTTCCCCATCATCGACTACTACCGCCGCGCCGGGTTCGATTTCTCCCGCCACCCCTTCCCGGATCTGGCCGCCGAATACATCAGGCTGTACGATCCCGCCAGCCTTGCCTGCCCCCTTGCCTCCGGCGCCCCCGAGGCCCTTGCGGCGGCGGGGGCCGCCGGCCTGCGGCAGGTGATCCTCTCGGCCAGCGAGCAGGGCGCGCTGGAGCGGCAGGTGCGGCATTTCGGCCTTCCTGGCTTTTTCGACGAGTTGCTCGGCCAGGGAGACTTTTATGCCCACGGCAAGCTGGAAGCAGGCCGTGCCTGGCTGGCGCGGCGGCGGCTCGACCCCGCCGCCGCAGTGCTGGTGGGCGACAGCCTGCACGACGCCGAGGTGGCCGCCGCCCTGGGCGTGCGGTGCGTGCTCTGCTCCGCCGGGCATCAGCCCCCCGAAGCTCTGCGCACGGCGGGGGTTCCGGTGATCGGTACCCTGTGG